The following coding sequences are from one Lolium rigidum isolate FL_2022 chromosome 6, APGP_CSIRO_Lrig_0.1, whole genome shotgun sequence window:
- the LOC124660140 gene encoding uncharacterized protein LOC124660140 has product MSTTSAKIHDHRSIMADWAELLPELVQGIADCVLSTTDGGEVYMNMRAVCSSWRSAVAKPSPLAAIADLRFRPRHWVMLDLPFKNQDDDDVSLFLHVLTGRFHSLRLPVLHDHILVGASDGLLVLGDRDEPPNVACVLNPLTGDILRFAAPFHKSFEDIESTAVTGDSRLVLGGYAMVAWAAPTSDAFTEEDIGQSTTTMGTFQGNVYVVDLQSRVFKFLSPEEQCDAEVALIAEVPLNVDVYLSEEEEDNIGLSDYLVESAGELLLIRCHRGRALKVFRVDVERKSLEEVKSLGGCHALFLGPVRCMSVDAVNLPSVDSDCIYLLHWVGKSEHMSVYSLRDDKMEFISSVDNPDRPFSLVQVLLRYCDFLDE; this is encoded by the coding sequence ATGAGTACGACAAGCGCAAAAATACATGATCACCGGTCGATCATGGCGGACTGGGCAGAACTTCTACCGGAGCTTGTCCAAGGCATCGCCGATTGCGTCCTCTCCACCACCGATGGCGGCGAGGTGTACATGAACATGAGGGCCGTCTGCTCCAGCTGGCGCTCTGCCGTCGCCAAGCCATCTCCactcgccgccatcgccgacctccGTTTCAGACCACGGCACTGGGTCATGCTCGACCTGCCATTCAAGAAccaggacgacgacgacgtctcCCTCTTTCTCCACGTCCTCACCGGGCGGTTCCACAGCTTGCGCCTCCCGGTGCTTCATGACCACATCCTCGTCGGTGCCTCCGACGGTCTTCTCGTGCTCGGGGACAGAGATGAGCCCCCGAACGTGGCTTGTGTTCTCAATCCCTTGACAGGCGACATCCTTCGCTTTGCCGCGCCATTCCATAAATCTTTCGAGGATATTGAGTCAACCGCGGTGACCGGCGATTCGAGGCTGGTCTTGGGGGGATATGCAATGGTTGCATGGGCTGCTCCAACCAGCGATGCGTTTACCGAGGAGGACATTGGCCAGAGCACGACTACCATGGGTACCTTCCAAGGCAATGTCTATGTGGTCGATCTGCAAAGTCGGGTATTCAAGTTTCTCTCACCAGAAGAGCAGTGTGATGCCGAGGTCGCGCTCATAGCCGAGGTGCCGCTGAATGTCGACGTATAtttatcagaagaagaggaagataacATCGGATTGTCTGATTATCTCGTGGAGTCTGCCGGAGAACTGCTGCTCATTCGGTGCCATCGGGGTCGAGCCTTGAAAGTTTTCAGAGTCGACGTCGAGCGCAAGTCATTGGAGGAGGTCAAGAGCCTCGGCGGCTGCCATGCGCTGTTCCTTGGCCCCGTGAGGTGCATGTCTGTGGATGCGGTTAACCTTCCGTCCGTCGACAGTGACTGCATATACTTGCTTCATTGGGTGGGAAAATCAGAACACATGTCCGTGTATAGCCTAAGGGATGACAAGATGGAGTTTATCTCTAGCGTGGACAATCCTGATCGACCTTTCAGCCTTGTTCAAGTTCTCTTACGGTACTGTGATTTTCTTGATGAGTAA